A genomic segment from Flammeovirga pectinis encodes:
- a CDS encoding hybrid sensor histidine kinase/response regulator transcription factor: MKLKALYFIFLVQLFSVSAFAQWNETFQFDNFNVQNGLLSHIVHDIENDHRDFTWVLTPNGIQRFDGTSFKTYNVITKDKEEIHYYKNNSGIFIDSKKDIWLHNQYGVFKYDSLLDEFKQFKIKNFANKKAVTSILEKEGKYYFFSWQMLVIWNPETDTSKKIFIKKRITSTCDYGSQGILIGSPNGLQLIKNDELVDFQLYGNNLRGAGITCLFKSSDNTIWIGTYNKGIYQIKNNTIQHIKNNIDYKISELKIFNNKVVAGTDGYGMLVFDLDGHEVDNSSLKLLHGLPINKIDIDQYQRLWISSFGRGLFLHNPYKPYLRKINIDPEPNVHAQSGFTSFMDSKKRLWLGTDKGIVIRDKNGKKKFLKPNHFIKKFKRNESFVINNIQEDRQGNFWVSSYGFGLFYINGDSYEIEKTIKTFTADGKKYSSKFIIQIQLYGNKMWFKLVKGLAFEMDLSNNSYTMLPISSVSNILYSSKSATLYVTNHDGVFAINGKDKKLIIPLKNRSVSSIVPIDERYYLIGTESNGLFRMDTETKTLDKLVIKEGKRLPNHVTQILNTGFKEFIVMGDNSIISFTYDHKSNTPSETQEIVNQIEAHQGASSRYNYSLIIGSYDGFYQFPLNFKEDLKKKHHIFFNELEIDGKKVSPINSETLTNTIEHAKEITLNHPDKSFNLEITSTEYDDDNLLYSWKLDGFEDNFNRRSNTKEISYQNLPYGTYELKIKLYSGRKIKELSSRSLIISVKPPFWKTTWAYLFYLVGAIILLYLVYQWYHDNVQQKHLKARNAMFAEIAHELRTPLTLMQGPLQKLEEDTDLDASATRLMSMVRSNLTRLNKRITQLLDYERVNEINEQLQVKTFDILDLTKVLIRDFDPLIQKKGVTIAISTKEEKLIVTLDFDKVEKIIYNLISNAIKYSKEKDTITIVLEKEANSFKFNIQDHGIGIPKGNQKHIFKRFYRAENVMKNHKVGSGIGLVLSYKYTAMMSGKLHFESEENQQTTFFLELPLKVNGILSDTVPSEISHYGEEFSEKDKEKYDYRIAVAEDNAELRAFIKTSLSDSFTIEVYENGKECYDALLEEDFDLVLSDVMMPIMNGYELCDKIKGNIETSHLPIILLTALNASMYKAEGYMHGADHYVIKPFDIRMLKYRIISLIENRKSLSSFYQNKIQKGIVIEKIHAKTDSIDNKFLQDIDELIDTNLMNPNYNVMEICKDIGMSRPVLYRKLKALTKLSPKEYIQHKRLNHAKKLLIESTESISTIAYESGYSDPKYFSTVFKKQFGMSPSEFLKQGEKQST, translated from the coding sequence ATGAAATTGAAAGCCTTATACTTTATCTTTTTAGTACAACTTTTTTCTGTTTCTGCCTTTGCACAATGGAATGAAACATTTCAGTTTGACAACTTTAATGTCCAAAATGGATTGTTAAGTCACATTGTTCATGATATTGAGAATGACCATAGAGACTTTACTTGGGTACTTACACCTAATGGTATTCAGCGCTTTGATGGTACTTCTTTTAAAACCTACAATGTTATTACAAAAGACAAAGAGGAAATCCATTACTATAAAAATAATTCAGGGATTTTTATTGATAGTAAAAAAGATATCTGGCTACATAATCAATATGGTGTTTTTAAATATGACAGTCTTTTAGATGAGTTCAAACAGTTTAAAATCAAGAACTTTGCAAATAAAAAAGCCGTTACAAGTATCTTAGAAAAAGAGGGTAAATACTATTTCTTTTCATGGCAAATGCTTGTGATATGGAACCCCGAAACTGACACCTCAAAAAAAATATTTATAAAAAAGAGAATTACATCTACATGTGATTACGGAAGTCAGGGTATCTTAATTGGCAGTCCTAATGGTTTGCAATTAATTAAAAATGATGAGCTTGTAGATTTTCAACTGTATGGAAATAACCTTAGAGGGGCAGGCATAACCTGTTTGTTTAAAAGTTCTGATAATACAATTTGGATAGGAACATATAATAAAGGTATCTATCAGATTAAAAACAATACAATACAGCACATTAAGAACAATATTGATTATAAAATTAGTGAACTGAAAATTTTTAATAATAAAGTTGTTGCTGGTACAGATGGCTACGGAATGCTTGTTTTTGATTTAGATGGCCATGAAGTAGACAATTCTAGCTTAAAATTACTCCACGGTTTACCTATTAATAAAATTGATATTGATCAATACCAAAGGTTGTGGATTTCGTCTTTTGGAAGAGGGTTATTTTTACACAATCCATACAAACCATATCTTAGAAAAATTAATATTGATCCAGAGCCTAACGTACATGCTCAGAGTGGATTTACGTCTTTTATGGATAGTAAAAAAAGACTTTGGTTAGGAACAGATAAAGGGATTGTTATTCGTGATAAAAATGGTAAGAAGAAGTTTCTAAAACCAAATCATTTTATCAAAAAATTTAAGCGTAACGAGAGTTTTGTCATTAATAATATTCAAGAAGATAGGCAAGGTAATTTTTGGGTATCTAGTTATGGTTTCGGCTTGTTTTACATTAATGGAGACAGCTACGAAATAGAAAAAACAATTAAGACGTTTACGGCTGATGGTAAGAAATACAGCAGCAAATTTATTATTCAGATACAACTTTACGGTAATAAGATGTGGTTTAAACTGGTAAAAGGCCTAGCCTTTGAAATGGATTTAAGCAATAATTCTTATACTATGTTACCTATAAGTAGTGTATCTAACATTCTATACAGCAGTAAAAGTGCTACACTTTATGTTACAAACCATGACGGTGTGTTTGCAATAAATGGTAAAGACAAAAAATTAATTATTCCACTAAAAAATCGCTCTGTTTCTTCTATTGTTCCCATAGATGAAAGATACTATTTAATAGGTACAGAATCCAATGGCTTGTTTAGAATGGATACGGAAACAAAAACCCTTGATAAACTTGTTATTAAAGAAGGGAAAAGATTACCCAATCACGTTACTCAGATTTTAAACACAGGGTTTAAAGAGTTTATTGTAATGGGCGATAATTCGATTATTAGTTTTACTTACGATCATAAATCAAATACTCCTTCTGAAACCCAAGAAATTGTTAACCAAATAGAGGCACACCAAGGGGCTTCATCAAGATATAATTATTCTTTAATTATTGGTTCTTATGATGGGTTTTATCAGTTTCCATTAAACTTTAAAGAAGACCTAAAAAAGAAGCACCATATTTTCTTTAACGAATTAGAAATTGACGGTAAAAAAGTTTCTCCTATAAACAGCGAAACCCTTACCAATACTATAGAACATGCCAAAGAAATTACTTTAAACCACCCTGATAAGAGTTTCAACTTAGAAATTACATCTACAGAATACGATGATGATAACCTTTTATATAGTTGGAAATTGGATGGTTTTGAAGACAACTTTAACAGAAGAAGTAATACAAAAGAAATTAGCTATCAGAATTTACCTTACGGAACTTATGAGTTAAAAATTAAACTCTATTCTGGTAGAAAGATTAAGGAACTTTCTTCTAGGTCATTAATTATTAGTGTCAAACCTCCTTTTTGGAAAACGACTTGGGCCTATTTATTCTACCTTGTTGGGGCAATAATTCTGTTGTATTTGGTATATCAATGGTACCATGATAATGTTCAGCAAAAGCATTTAAAAGCAAGGAACGCTATGTTTGCAGAAATTGCTCATGAGTTAAGAACACCACTTACACTTATGCAAGGTCCTCTTCAAAAATTAGAAGAAGATACAGATTTAGATGCATCTGCTACTCGTTTAATGAGTATGGTTAGAAGTAATTTAACGCGTTTAAATAAGCGAATTACTCAATTATTAGACTATGAAAGGGTAAACGAGATCAATGAACAATTACAGGTAAAAACCTTTGATATTTTAGATCTTACAAAGGTTTTAATTAGAGATTTTGACCCACTTATTCAGAAGAAAGGCGTAACCATTGCTATCTCTACTAAAGAAGAGAAGCTAATTGTTACTTTAGACTTTGATAAAGTAGAGAAAATCATCTATAATCTTATCTCTAACGCTATCAAATACTCTAAAGAAAAAGATACAATTACGATTGTTTTAGAGAAAGAAGCTAACTCCTTTAAATTCAATATTCAAGACCATGGTATTGGTATTCCTAAAGGGAATCAGAAACATATTTTCAAGCGTTTTTATAGAGCTGAAAATGTAATGAAAAATCATAAAGTGGGTAGTGGAATTGGGTTAGTATTATCGTATAAATATACGGCAATGATGAGTGGTAAACTTCATTTTGAAAGTGAAGAAAATCAGCAAACAACCTTCTTCTTAGAGCTCCCTTTAAAGGTTAATGGTATTTTAAGTGATACTGTACCAAGTGAAATTTCTCATTATGGAGAAGAGTTTTCTGAGAAAGACAAAGAAAAGTACGATTATAGAATTGCAGTTGCAGAAGACAATGCAGAATTAAGAGCATTCATCAAAACTTCGTTATCAGATAGCTTTACTATTGAAGTTTACGAGAACGGTAAAGAATGTTATGACGCTCTTTTAGAAGAAGATTTTGATTTAGTGCTGAGTGATGTAATGATGCCTATTATGAACGGTTACGAACTCTGCGACAAAATTAAAGGAAACATTGAAACATCTCACCTACCAATTATCTTATTAACTGCTTTAAATGCATCAATGTATAAAGCAGAAGGTTATATGCATGGGGCTGATCATTACGTAATTAAACCTTTCGATATCCGTATGTTAAAGTACAGGATTATCAGTTTAATTGAGAATAGAAAATCTTTAAGTAGCTTCTATCAGAATAAGATTCAAAAAGGAATTGTAATAGAAAAAATTCACGCTAAAACAGATTCAATAGACAATAAATTCTTACAAGATATTGATGAATTAATTGATACTA